One Variibacter gotjawalensis genomic window, GAACTCGACGGCTGCCCGATCTTGGCGTCCGAAACCTGCGCTCTCGACATCATCGGCGCAAAATACATCCGCGACATCGAGAATGGCGAAGTCGTCATCTTCGACGAAGACGGCGTGCAATCGCACAAGCCGTTCCCGCCGCAGCGCGTTCGTCCGTGCATCTTCGAATACATCTACTTCGCGCGACCGGACTCAGTCGTCGGCGGCCGCAGCGTCTATGATATCCGCAAAGCCTTCGGTGCACAGCTCGCGCGCGAGTCCGCGCCGGATGCAGATGTGATCGTCCCGGTCCCGGACTCTGGCGTTCCGGCCGCGATCGGGTTCGCGCAGGAAGCCAACATCCCGTACGAGCTCGGCATCATTCGCAATCACTATGTCGGCCGCACCTTCATCGAGCCGACGCAGCAGATCCGCGAACTCGGCGTTCGCCTCAAACATTCAGCCAACCGTGCCGTCGTCAACGGCAAGCGCATCGTCCTGCTCGACGACTCGCTCGTGCGCGGCACGACATCCGTGAAGATCGTCCGCATGATGCGCGACGCCGGCGCGCGCGAAGTGCACTTCCGCGTCGCCTCCCCGCCGATCACGCATCCGGATTACTACGGCATCGACACACCCGAGCGCGATAAGCTGCTCGCCGCCCAGCACGACGTCGAGGGCATGCGCCAATTCATCGGCGCGGACTCGCTCGCCTTCATCTCGGTGGACGGCATCTACAAGGCGATGGGCGAAAACGGCCGCAATCCGCTGCATCCCCAGTTCACCGACCACTGCTTCACCGGTGAATATCCGACGCCGCTGACCGATCGCGAGGCTCGCGATTCCCAGCCGCGCCAACTCTCTCTGCTGGCCGAAGCGAGCTAATTTTCAGAGTCAAATGTCACGATTGAAAGATAAGGTCGCGCTGGTTACTGGCGCATCGCGCGGCATTGGCGCCGCTACGGCTCTCGCACTCGCCAAGGAAGGCGCGCACATTATTGCCACGGCGCGCACGACCGGCGGCCTCGAAGAACTCGACGACCAGATCAAAGCCGTCGGCGGCAGCGCGACGCTCGTCCCGCTCAACATCACGGACACGCCAGGCGTCGAACGTCTCGCGCTTGCGCTCGGCGAACGTTATGGCCGTCTCGACATTCTCGTCGGGAACGCCGGCGTTCTGGGCCACACGTCGCCGCTGCCCCACATCGAAACGAAGATCTGGGATCAGACCGTCGCCATCAATCTCACGGCGAATTGGCACCTCATTCGAACGATGGATGGCTTGCTGCGCGCGGCTCCGGCGGCGCGTGCTGTGTTCATCAGCTCCGGCGCGGCCTCGAAGGCGCGCGCTTACTGGGGCGCTTACGCGGTGACCAAAGCCGGCCTCGAAGTTCTCGCGCGCACCTACGCGGCGGAAACCGAGACGACGCACGTGAAGGTCAATCTCTTCAACCCCGGCCCGATCCGCACCAAGATGCGCGCGGCGGCGATGCCGGGCGAAGATCCGTCGGTCCTCGACACGCCTGAGCAAGTCGCGGAGTTCATCGTTGCGATGTGCCTGCCGGACGTGGACTACTCCGGCAAGCTGTTCGATTATCCGACGCGCTCCGTGATGAAGTACAACGCGCCGAGCGAGTGAATCCTACCGCGACGATTTATCGTCGAACGGATTTTCCTTCTCACGCAGCATCAGCCGGATGGGTGTGCCGGGCAGTTCGAACGACTCGCGCAGGCTGTTGATCAGATAACGGCGATAGGCTTCCGGCACAGCGTCCGCGCGCGTCGTGAACAACACGAAGCTCGGCGGCCGCGCTTTCGGCTGCGTCACGTAATTGATCTTGATGCGGCGGCCAGAAACGGCCGGTGGCGGATGCTGCGACGTTGCCGATGTCAGCCAGCGATTGAGCGCCGACGTTCCGATGCGCTTGTTCCAAACCTCATGCGAGTCGACGATGCCCTTCATCAGGCGATCGAGATTCTCACCCGATAAACCCGACACCGCGACAATCGGCACGCCTTTGACTTGCGGCAACCAGTGATCGACCTCTTCGCGTAAGTGACCCGCGCCGCCCTTGCGCTCGATCAAATCCCATTTGTTCATCGCGATCACCAGTGCGCGGCCTTCACGCACGACGAGATCGGCGAGCCGTAGGTCTTGCTCCTCGAACGGGTGCATCGCGTCGAGCAGCAGCACGACGACTTCGGCGAACTTGATTGCGCGCAGCGCATCGGCGACCGAAAGCTTCTCGAGCTTTTCCTGCACGTTCGCGCGTTTCCGAATGCCGGCCGTATCGTGAACCTGAAACGCCTGCCCGTTCCAGTCGAGGCGCACCGCGATCGAGTCGCGCGTGATGCCGGCTTCCGGTCCAGTGAGCAAACGCTCCTCTCCGAGCAAGCGATTGATCAGCGTCGATTTGCCGGCATTCGGCCGGCCAATGATCGCAACGCGGATCGGCCCGCCCTCGGCGTTTTCGTCGATCTCGTCCTCGACCGGGAATTCCGTTGCGTCAGGCAACGCTTCACGCAGCGC contains:
- the purF gene encoding amidophosphoribosyltransferase is translated as MHQSYGLPEDIEDGDGLREKCGVFGIYGHPDAAAITALGLHALQHRGQEAAGIVAFDGKRFHSERRMGLVGDNFSRREVIERLPGNSAIGHTRYSTTGETILRNVQPLFAELNAGGFAIAHNGNLTNGLTIRRRLVREGAMMQSTTDTEVMLHLVARSSRNRFIDRFVDALREIEGAYAFVGLTNKKLVGARDPLGIRPLVLGELDGCPILASETCALDIIGAKYIRDIENGEVVIFDEDGVQSHKPFPPQRVRPCIFEYIYFARPDSVVGGRSVYDIRKAFGAQLARESAPDADVIVPVPDSGVPAAIGFAQEANIPYELGIIRNHYVGRTFIEPTQQIRELGVRLKHSANRAVVNGKRIVLLDDSLVRGTTSVKIVRMMRDAGAREVHFRVASPPITHPDYYGIDTPERDKLLAAQHDVEGMRQFIGADSLAFISVDGIYKAMGENGRNPLHPQFTDHCFTGEYPTPLTDREARDSQPRQLSLLAEAS
- a CDS encoding SDR family NAD(P)-dependent oxidoreductase, which produces MSRLKDKVALVTGASRGIGAATALALAKEGAHIIATARTTGGLEELDDQIKAVGGSATLVPLNITDTPGVERLALALGERYGRLDILVGNAGVLGHTSPLPHIETKIWDQTVAINLTANWHLIRTMDGLLRAAPAARAVFISSGAASKARAYWGAYAVTKAGLEVLARTYAAETETTHVKVNLFNPGPIRTKMRAAAMPGEDPSVLDTPEQVAEFIVAMCLPDVDYSGKLFDYPTRSVMKYNAPSE
- the der gene encoding ribosome biogenesis GTPase Der is translated as MSFTAAIVGRPNVGKSTLFNRLVGKRLALVDDRPGVTRDRREGDARLGDLEFTIIDTAGFEEAPAGSLPARMREQTDAAIAMADVVLLLVDARSGLMPLDKTFGEIVRKANKPTILVANKSEGKAGESGRLEAYELGLGTPIPLSAEHGEGLGDLYDALREALPDATEFPVEDEIDENAEGGPIRVAIIGRPNAGKSTLINRLLGEERLLTGPEAGITRDSIAVRLDWNGQAFQVHDTAGIRKRANVQEKLEKLSVADALRAIKFAEVVVLLLDAMHPFEEQDLRLADLVVREGRALVIAMNKWDLIERKGGAGHLREEVDHWLPQVKGVPIVAVSGLSGENLDRLMKGIVDSHEVWNKRIGTSALNRWLTSATSQHPPPAVSGRRIKINYVTQPKARPPSFVLFTTRADAVPEAYRRYLINSLRESFELPGTPIRLMLREKENPFDDKSSR